The genomic segment TGTTCGAGGTTTTGGATGATGCCATTACCGCCAAAGATGAAGGATACATAACACAGGAAGAACTTCAAACAGGAAGAACGAAATTTGAAACGACAATAAAATCGGTCAACGGCTACATCAAGTACCTGAACTCTAGCTTTAATCAATCAATAAACAACGCACAACCAGCAATCCCGTGCTCCCTCTTGAGATTTTCCACAAAATGTACGACAACGACCCGTTCAGCCAATGGATGGGCATGGAGCTCGTGTCGGTGGGGGAAGGCACCTGCACCTTGCGCATGAAGGTGCGGGCCGAGATGCTCAACGGCTTTGGCGTGGCGCACGGGGGCATCACATTTTCGCTGGCCGACAGCGCCTTCGCATTTGCCTGCAACTCAAGCGGGCGGCACACGGTCTCGATTCACTGCACGGTGGAACACATCGCACCAGTTTTTGAAAACGACGTTCTGACCGCCACCGCCACGGAGGAACATTTGGGCAACTCCATTTCAAACTATGCCATAAAAATCACCAAACAGGACGGTTCGCCAGTGGCATTTTTTCGGGGAGTGGCTTTTAGAAAGAAGCAGGCATGGCAACCCGAATAGTCAGTTTATATACTTTGCGCCGCCGGGTTTGGGGCATGCCTAAAAGCGCAGGCAGCCTGCTCAAAATCATGGAGAGCGAGCATGGTCGTCTGACAAATCCTAGCGAATCAAGGTATATTTTTGTAAAAACTTAGCCAGCCTTAAAAACGATAGTTTTCCTATCAAAAGCGTTTGTCAGGTTCTGGAACACGTTCATTGAATGTTTGCGTAGAGTTGAGGTAAATGATTGTATGCGTGCATAGTGCTGCGCCCCTTTAAAGGTTTGGAAATTGGTGGCGACCTTTTGTTTGGTCTTCAGGCAACGGATGTCGCGCTCGGCTTGGTTGTTGGTGAACGGCACGTTTTGCTCAAAGGCAAAGGCAAGCCACTCGTCCCGGTGCTTGACCAGGCGATTGAGCAGGTTGCGTCCCTTCGAGTTTTTGGGCTTTCCTCTTTTGCCCTGTTTGGGGGGCGGCTCTTCCCTGTCGGCCGATTGGCAGATTTGCTCGAAGTGGTGCCGCCAGGTTTGAGGGTCGGCCACCGACCCGGTGCCCTTTTGGCTGGCTTGGTAGAGTTGCAGGACAAACTGGTGCATTTGGGAGGCCCATTTTGAGCCGTTTTCCGCCAGATTGGTCAGTTCCCGGAGCAGGTGCGCGCCACAGAGGGCGTGCTTGCACTGTTGAAAGTCAAAATAACTGGCCCAGCAGTCGTGCACGGCCCGCTTGGTGAAGTCCTTGAGCAGCGAGGCTTCGGATTCGAGCGCCTCCTTGCCCCGTTTTTTGTGGACGAACAGGTGGGTGAACAGCGCGGTCGAGGCGACGTGGAACCAGTGGAGTTTTTTCTCCACCCGCATGCCCGTTTCATCAAAATGAACCACATCGGAGGCCAAAACCGCCGTTTTGATTTGTTCCTCAATCGGCTCAAGGGCTTGGTACATGCCAGCGTTGGCCGTCAGGGCGGTGCTTTCGTTGAACGAACAGCCCCACAGGTCGCCCATGAGTTGCTCGATTTTCTCCAGCGGCAGTTTGTAGTCGTTGTTCAACAGGACGCTCAGCGCCTTGATCCGGGAACCGTACTGCACAGGCTGGCCTACCTCGGGCGGAAAACAGCCCCAATGCTGCCTGCCACAACAGACCGCCACGCCCAACTGGTGCTCCGTGACCTCCATGCGGGGTGCGGGAATATCGAACACCTGGCGCTTTTGGGCCACTTCAACCACGTCGGCAGTGGAAAAATCCTTCGAACAGCAGGAGCAGGATGTGGCATGGTGCACCACAACGTGGTCCACCGTGTCCACCATCTTGAGCGTCTTGCCTTTGTGGCCCAACTGGCCGCCGCTCTTTTTGGGCGGCTCTTTGGGAAGGCCCGGTTTCTTGGACAAACCATCTGACGACGGCGGCTTGTGACTGTTCTTGCTGTTCATCTTTAGGCGCGAACGCAATTCGGCAACTTCCGCCCGAAGGGCAGCATTCTCGGATTCCAGTGCCTCAACCTTGGCAAGCAAGACCATGACCAAATCCTTCAATACCGATATGTCATTCGATAACTCCATGAACCAGATGTATTCGCTAAAACAATTTTACATTGACTTGGGTTGGATGCCTAAGTTTTTACATATTTTTTTCAAAATCTCCGACGCACAGGGGAGATTGTTTTCGGGGAAAATCGTGAGCGCGGAATAACAAACAACCTCGCCCAAACGGACACGCCCAAAACCGTACCTTCGCGCTATGAAAAGGTACGGTTTTTTCATCTTTTGGGCATTTTTCATTTTAAAAACGGCCGCCCAGCCCGGCACCCGCACCGTCACGCTCGGTGAAAGCCTCGATTTGGCGCTCGCGCACAGCCCACAACTCAAGAAAGCACAACTCGAACGCGAGGGATTCGAGCTTCGGCTGAAAGAAGCCCGCAGCGCCGCCTATCCGCAAATAGCGGGCGGCATCACCTACGAATATGCGCCCGTGCTGCCCACTCAGCTGCTGCCGGGCACACTCTTTGGCCTCGCCGAGGGCAGCATCGTGCCGGCCCAATTCGGTCGTCCGTGGCAAATGCTCACCTCTGTGACCATCACACAACGGATATACGACGAGTCCTTGTTTCGTGGAATCCCCGCCATCACCGCCGGACGCGCCGTGTCCGACCTGCTGGTGGCACGCTCTGAGGAGGAAATTATCTTCAACACCGCCACCGTTTTTTATCAAACATTCCAAACCGAGCAACTACTCCGCTCCCTCAATGCCAACGCTGAAAAATTGGATGCCCTCCAACGCATGGCCGAACTCCAGTTGGCCAACGACTACGCCATCCCGACCGACGTGAAACGCATCCGAGTGGCACGCACCAACCTGGAAACCCAACGCCAAAAACTGCTCACGGGCATCTCCGTGCTGCATCAGACACTGCAATACCTCTGCGGTGTGCCGTTCGAGGAACGCCTCCAACTCATGGAGGACATGAGCAATCCAGCCGCCGATTCGCTCCGTTGGCTATCGCTCCCTTTCGAACCCGAAAGCACCACCGAACATCTGCTCATTCTGCGCAGCCTCGAGCTCAATCGCATCCAGACGCGCAGCAAATGGGCCGAGCGCCTGCCCAGCCTAAGCGCCTACGCCACCGCCTTTTACCAAACATGGCGCAATGATGGCAACGTGTTCGACCCCGAAAACACATGGTATGGGGCCACCGTGTTCGGTTTGAAAATTGATGTGCCGATATTCGACGGATTCAGCCGCAACAGGAAGGTGAACGTATTGCAATTGGAGGCCAAAAAACTGCACGAAGACCGCCACCAGTTGGAAGGCATCAAGGCACTCGAATTCCGCCAAGCACGCGAAGAGCTCCAAAATGCCATCCGGGTGTTGGAATATCAATCGGACAACGTGGCATTGGCCCGCGAAATCACCGACAAACTGCTGCTGCAATATCGGGAAGGAGTGGTGCCGCTCACCGACCTGCTCAACGCACAAACGGCGCTTTCCGAAGCCGAGACGAACTACTGGCAGCAAGTGTTCGGCTACAAACTCGCGGTGCTGAAATTGCTAAAGGCATCAGGAAGACTTGAGGACTTGAAGACACGGTAGAAAAACAAAAACCTCCGAAGCGCCGAAACGCCCGGAGGTCTTGCATTTTTCTGTGACCACGACTGGAGTCGAACCAGCACATCCGTAAGGACACCACCCCCTCAAAGTGGCGCGTCTACCAATTCCGCCACGTGGCCGTTAGTAGGGTCATTAAGTGCAATCGAGGGTTATTAGGAGCCATTTTTAAGAGCTATCGTCAAAATGGAGTGCAAAGGTAAAGTCGTTTCGGAAAAAAAGAAGATGCCGTTCAAAAATTTCTCTCAAACATCCTCATCCCTGCCTCACACCCCACACTATTGGACATTATTTTTGTGCTGCGAAGGCACAATGGCACAAAATGCGGCAAGTCTACCCAGATTGAAGAGGATTTGAACCTGCCCGTTGGCAAGGCAGGGATTCCCTTGATTGATTTGTGTGATTTTCAAAGGATTACGAGCAACGTCCGTTCAAGGCCACCTTGTCAGACCCTGTACTCAGGGGCTTGCCCGGCCAAGTGAAGCGGACGGGACTGATTTGCGTTGACTATCAATGCGTATTTTGCTTTGCGTCTTTGTGACTTCGTGGCAAATTTGAAAATGTCCAGTCGTGTGCTCGCACCCTCTCTACGATGCTCAGCTAAACACATCTTTCACCCGCTCAAAGAAACTTTTGTCTTCCTTTGCCGGAGCGGGTGTGAAATTGGGCATCTCGCGCAGTTTTTCCAGCAAACGACGCTCCTCGTCGGTCAGCTTTTTGGGCGTCCACACATTGACATGAATCAGCTGGTCGCCACGCTGATAGCTCTGGAGCGCCGGCAGCCCTTTGTCTTTCAGGCGAAAAACTTTCCCGGACTGAGTGCCTGCCGGCACCGTGATGCGTGCCCTGCCATCCAAAGTGGGCACTTCCAATTTGGAGCCAAGCGCCGCATCGGCGATATTGAGGAAGAGTTCGTAGTGTATGTTGTTGCCTTCTCGGGTGAATTCGTCGTGCGGAATCTCTTCGATGGTGATGACCAAATCCCCCGGCGGGCCGCCTTTGGCTCCGGCATTGCCTTTGCCCGACATGGAAAGTTGGATGCCCTCGTGCACGCCAGCAGGTATATCCACATCAATCGTCTCCTCGCCAAACACGCGCCCGTCACCTCTGCATACGTTGCATGGTGACTTGATGGTCTGCCCCGAACCATTGCAAGTAGGGCACTGAGCGGCAGTCTGCATCATGCCAAAAGGTGTCTGTGTGACGCGGTTGACCATGCCCGACCCTCGGCAAGTGCTACAAGTCTCCACAGAGTTGGCATCGCGGGCGCCGGAGCCACCACAAGTGCCGCAAGTGACTTGCTTCCTGACCTTTATCTTCTTATTGACCCCACTGGCGATTTCTTCCAAAGTCATTTTTACTTTGATGCGCAGGTTGGTGCCGCGCTCGCCGCGAGGCCGCGCGCCGCCGCCACCGCGTCGTCTGCCACCGCCAAAAAACTCGCCGAAAATATCATCGGTATCGAAGCCAAAGCGACGCAGGATTTCGTCCATGTCCATCCCTTGGAATCCGCCCCCGGGCCCGCCGCCCATACCTTCCACGCCAGCATGGCCGTAGCGGTCGTAACGCGCTTTTTTGTCGGCATCGCTCAACACATCATACGCCTCTGCTGCCTCCTTGAATTTTTCTTCCGCCGACTTGTCGCCGGGGTTGCGGTCGGGGTGATATTCCAAAGCCTTTTTGCGGTAGGCTTTTTTTATGTCGTCGGCGCTGGCGTTTTTCGCTACGCCCAACACCTCGTAATAGTCTCTTTTTGTCATTGTGCTGATTGGTTATTCGGTTATTTGTTGACTTGGTTATTTGATTATCGAACAACCAGACACTCAACTAACCCAAACCCCACTTATTTCCCCACCACCACCTTGGCAAAGCGAATGATGCGCTCGCCAAGCGTGTAGCCGGGTTCGAGAATGTCGATGATTTTGCCTTTTAATTCGTCGGATGCGGCAGGCACTTCCGCCACAGCCTCATGCACGTCAGCATTGAACTCGTCGCCGGGTTGGGTGTCAATGACCACAAGCCCGCGGCTTTTTAGCGTGTTGACAAGTTTTTGGTGTATGAGGGAGGTGCCTTCCGTCAGTGCGTCGCTTTTTTCCGCCCTGTCAAAATCGTCCAAAATAGGCAAAAGGGCTGTCAGGATGTCACGTCCGGCAGTCTGGATTAGGTCCATTCTTTCGCGGGCGGTGTTGCGCTTGAAGTTTTCAAAATCCGAATAGAGATAAAGATACTTGTTGCGGCTTTCGTCCAATTGTTCTTGCAACTCGCGCAATTTTTCGTCAGTTGATGGGGATTCGGGCGGTTCGGCCGCCATCACCTCCTGTTCTTCCGTTGCTTCCATTTCGGGCGCGTGGCTCTCTTTTTCCATCATATCGAATATCTTTTTGAGTGTTTTTTTCATAAAAAGTTGGTCTTCAAACACAGGTGAGTTTGGGCACAAGGGCAATGCACAATTTTTATGCCCTGCCCCCAGACGCGCCATTTTGTCAGCGAGCGGCCAAACGTTCGGCGAGCATTTTTTCGATTTGCGCAGGCTGCCAATTCACGCCCATGATGTCGCCATCGGGGTTGAGCAAAAAAGTGGCGGGAATGGCTTTGATGTTGTAAAGCCGGGAGGCGCTGCCGCCAAAATCCGCCGATTCCATGGCGTGATGGCGCCACGTCAATCCGTCGCGCTCAATGGCGCGTTGCCACGCCAGCTCGGTCTTTTCAATGCCCACACTGAACACCTCAAAGCCTTGGCCATTGTATTTTTGGTAAATAGCGGCCAGTTTGGGGTTCTCGGCCCGGCAGGGACCGCACCAACTTCCCCAGAAGTGGAGCAACACATATTTCCCTTTCAAATCGTGGAGTCGCGCTTTCTGACCATCGGCCAAAGTGACTTCAAAATCGGGTGCCATATCGCCCGCCCTGAACCGGGGTTGGCGGTATTGGTACCATGCAAACACCAAAGCGGCTAACAATGCGAACGCGCCAATGCGCATAAGAGAGGACTTATCCATGTTTGATTTTGTTTTTCTCGAAAAACGAAGCACAAATATCCGACGTGCTGCATCGGCAAGGCGCTACTTTTGTCGCCGTTTTCAAAAGATTTTCAATTTGTGTTACCATGTTAAGGATTGACCCGCTTGAAATCGCCACCAAAGACTTGCACCAATTTATTCTGGGTGCGGTGGCACCTCGTCCGATTGCCTTTGCCAGCACATTGAGCACCGATGGGGTGCCCAATCTGGCACCGTATAGTTTTTTCAACGCCTTCAGCAGCAACCCGCCTATTCTAATTTTTTCCAGCAATCGCCGCGTGTCCAACAACACGACGAAAGACACTTTGAAAAATGTGGAAGAAACGGGCGAGGTAGTCATCAATGTCGTGCCGCACCGCATCGTTCGTCAGATGGCGCTATGCAGCGTCGAATATCCCGCCGAGGTGAATGAGTTTGAAAAAGCGGGATTCACGCCGCTGCCATCCGAAAAAGTCAAACCCTTTCGGGTGGCCGAAAGCCCCGTGCACATGGAATGCAGGGTGGACAAGATACTCCCGCTTGGCGACAAGGGAGGAGCAGGCAACTTAATCATCTGCAACATCGTGCTGATGCACATCGCGGAGGAGGTGCTGACCGAAAATGGCCGCATTGACCCACACAAAATTGATTTGGTGGCTCGCATGGGGCGCTTCTACTACGCTCGCGCCAGCGGCGATGCCATTTTTGAGGTGGTGCAGCAGGTGACAGCGCTCGGCATTGGCTTCGATGGGTTGCCCGCGGGCATTCGCTACAGCAACGTCCTGACGGGCAACAACTTGGGGCAATTGGCGGCGCTCACCGTGCTGCCTTCAAGAGAAGAGGCGATGACCTTGGCCGCCACCGACGGGCGGGTGCGAGCGGCGCTTGCGGACACATCGGCTCCTGCCGCGTTGTTTGCATACGCCAAAGAGGCGCTCGATAAAAACGACGTGGAATTGGGCGCAAAACTAGCGGTGTTGGCCGATTCGCTTTTAAAAGGCTGATATATACGCCAAGAAACTGTTTCAAAACCCAGCGTTGGGCAGGTGTGGCATGACCGCTTTGAGAGCAATGATAAAGTATGATTCCCACGAGTGGTCATGCCACACCTATTCAACCCTGGGTTTCGGATGGTTTTAAAAGAGTTCACAAACAAAAAAAGCCACCCCGTCCGAGGTGGCTCTGTGGGCGCAGAAGGATTCGAACCTCCGACCCCCTGCTTGTAAGGCAGGTGCTCTGAACCAGCTGAGCTATGCGCCCAAATCGCAAAAGCGGCGGCAAATGTACGCGCAAGCCTTTTTGAAAACCAAACTGTTTTTCAAGAAAAAAAACCGCGCTTCAAAATCCTGTTACCTTTGAGCGTGTTATCGAATACGTTACGTTAACTATTGACTCAATGAAGCACCTTTCGCTTGGCGGCCTGACTTTAGTATCGCTCATCATTGGCTGTACTTCCCCACCCTATCTTTCGCCTGAGGAAACCGCGCAAACATGGCAAGCATGTATTGACAAAAATCGGTTCGACTGCGCACGCGAGCTCAGCACGGGCGAGGCGCTGCTCTATGTGGATGAACTGGCCAGCTACAACAAGGGTACCGACACGTTGGATTGGGAAAACAATGTGCTGCTCAACCTGCAGTGCCAAATCACGGGCGACTCCGCTATTTGCAGCTACCACTTTGAAGACGAATTGGGCGAGCCGCTGCCCGGTTATTTGGGATTGTTGCGGGTCAAAGGCTATTGGTTGGTGAACCGTGTCAATTTTGATGAGTTGATGCCTGTTGACACCTTCCGACCCGGCGACGAAAACCTTGTCTTCCCGCCAGATTCGCTCGAGGGGGAATTGGAATGAAGCGACAGCCTAATCATCCGCATCACTTCTTTTTCCAAAAGGTATGGCGCCAAACCACGCAAGGCATCCCAACAGCATAAGCGTTTTGTGAGTGTCGAGCGTGATGCTTCCTTCAAATACAAGTATGGAGGGCAGCAAGGTCAGCACTAAACCAAGTGCTCGCAACAAGTGGAAAATACCTTTTTTCATGCCGTCTTTTTTTGAAAAAAATAACTCAGCAGCGCATACACGGCGACTGCCACAAACCACCCCGGCAAACCAAGGAAGAATATCTCCACCCCGAAGGCACGATTGATGAAGACACAGGCCCCAAGCGTCAAGAACCAAGTAAGCGCCGCAGCCCAGTTCCAGTGCAGATGCCGCAGCGCCGCCAAATTGCTTTGAAGCCCCCATTTCGGGAATATCCAAACATCCATGAAAATGATGGCCCCCATCGGCATCAGCAAAAGGCCGTAGAGCGCCACAAAATCGAGCAGGCGCATGACCAATGCGGGAAAACAAGCCGCCACGGTGGTTATCAATCCTACAATTAAAGTCACTTTCCATGTTTTTGAAGCAGGCATCACAGCCTGCACCGCCAGTCCCGCGCGGTAGATGGTCGGGTTGGCGGTGGTCCAGCCTGCCACGATGACGCACACCGCGCCCGCCACGCCAGCGGCATAGTAGGCGATGGGGCCGGGAGCAAATTCTTGCGCGTTTTGGCTTTTTTGCAAAAAAACAGCGTACAGAATGCCCGATGCCAACCATGCCAAGTAATGCCCGACAAACATTCCGCCTGCGGAGGCAAAGCCCGCGTGCCACGACTTGGCATAGCGCAACACCGACAAATCCGCCATGCCGATGTGCATAGCCATGTTGCAAAACCACGCAAAAAACAAAACGTGCCAAAAGCCGAATTTCGATTGCCCTTCTATCGGCACACCTGTCCAAATTTTACTTTCGGCAACCGACCAAAAATCGCCCGCGTCGCTGACACCCAACTCCGGCAACACAGCAATGGCTGCCGCAAGAAAGACCAGAATCATCCACGGGGCAGCCAAGTTGGAAAAGCGCGACACTTGGTCGTAGCCAAGCATGGCCACCAGCGTCGTCGCCACCCCAACAACCAACACCGTGACAACCCAGCCCACGCCCGAGGGTAGCCAATCAGACAGCTTGGCCATCGGCAAATCGAAAGGGATACCCACCGCCGTGGCCGACACAGCTATCATGGAGCCTGCGAGAAAACAAAACATCAGCGCATTGACGAGATTGTAGAGCGTGACCAACCGTTTCCCGCAAATTTTTTCCAGCTTGAAATACAGGGTGATGCGCTCCCGCACCGCGATGGGCGCACAAAGGAACGCCCAGCTCAACACAGCCAACAAGTTGCCCACCAACAACCCTAGCACCAAGTCGCCCGCCGCAACCCCGTGCGCCACGAACAACGGGCCGATGACGAACTCCGTGCCAGCGGTATGTTCGCCCGCGTACATTCCAAGAAAGCTGCGCCAACTTTTCCATCGCGTGGCTGGCACAGGCGCTTTTTCAAATTCCTGCACGCTTTCGAGGCGGGCGCCGAGTTTTGAAAACATTTTGCCGATGTTGATGAATTTTTTCCGAGCGCCAAGGTGAGCATTTTACAGAAAAAAAAACACGCAAAACGAAAAAAAGCAACCAGCCAAACTCGCCCCGCACAACCTAACTTTACGCCCCACATTTCACCCCCACAAACCCTTGCGGGAGCCCCCCCTTTTTGCGTCAATATATTTTTTCAAACAAAATTCCATGACCGTGCCTGCTGCGTTCAATCACGTCAAGTATCTCTGGGACGAACAAAAAGCCGCCGAATTGGCGGGCGACGAAATCGCGCTCTTTCTCTACCGCTCCAACATTTTGGGGGCAGACCTGCGCATCACCAATTATGGCGGCGGCAACACATCCTGCAAAACCATCGAACGCGACCCGCTCACTGGCGCGGCAGTAGAGGTGCTGTGGGTGAAAGGCTCTGGCGGCGACATCGGAACCCTCACGCGCAGGGGCATCGCAGGCCTGTATGTGGAAAAACTGCACCAACTGAAAAACCGATACCGAGGCATCGAATGGGAGGACGAAATCGTGGAACTACAACGCCATTGCCTTTTCGACCTCGATAGTGCCGCGCCGAGCATTGACACACCCCTTCACGGCCTGCTCCCCTTCCGACACATTGACCACCTCCACCCCGATGCCGTCATCGCGGTGGCCGCAGCCAAAGAAAGCCGCGCCACCACCCGCGATATTTGGGGCGACGCTATGGGGTGGGTGCCTTGGCAACGCCCCGGCTTCGACTTGGCGCTGCAGATGGAAAAATGCCTGCAAGAAAACCCCGACATTCGAGGCATCGTGCTGGGCGGGCACGGCCTTTTCACTTGGGGCGACACCTCTCACGCTTGCTACATCAACAGCCTCGAAGTCATCGAAATGGCATCCGCGCACATCGAGCGGCATCTGGGCAAAAAACGCCCGGTGTTCGGAGGCTCAAAAGTCAAAAGCCTCCAAGCGGAAGCCCGCCAGTCACAAGCAGCCCGCATCGCCCCAGTATTGCGCGGGTTGTGCTCGAGCCACCGCCGAATGATTGGCCACTTCACCGACGACGAACGGGTGCTTGAGTTCATCAACTCGCACGATTTGGGACAACTGGCCCCGCTTGGCACCAGCTGTCCCGACCACTTTTTGCGCACCAAAATCCAGCCTTTGGTCTTGCCAATCGCTCCCGATGCGGACACGTCCGACCTCCGTGCCATCCAGTCAGCCTTATCACCCGCATTCGAGAGCTACCGGCGCGAATATGCCGCCTACTATGAGGCATGCAAGCACCCCGATAGCCCTCGAATGCGCGACCCCAACCCGGTCGTGTTGCTCTATCCGGGCGTGGGGATGTTCACTTTTGCAAAAGACAAACAGACGGCACGGGTGTCCAGCGAATTTTATCTCAACGCCATCAACGTGATGCGCGGCGCGGAGGCCATTTCCGAATACACTGCCCTACCCCGTCAGGAAGCCTTCAATATTGAGTATTGGCTGTTGGAGGAAGCCAAATTGCAGCGTATGCCAAAAGAAAAACCGCTATCCCGCCGCGTGGCATTGGTGACGGGGGCTGGCGGTGGCATCGGCAAGGCCATCGCAGACAAACTGGCTACCGAAGGTGCCAACGTGATGCTTGCCGACATTGTGGAAGAACGCCTCGTCGAGGCCGCGAAATCATATTCCCGCGATGCCGCAGCCTACACCGTTTGCGATGTGACGAACGCCGAATCCGTGCAACAAGCCTTCGCTCGCACCTGCCTGATGTTCGGGGGCGTTGACATCGTGGTGCACAGCGCGGGTTTGGCCATTTCAAAACCCCTGCTCGACACCACCCTCGACGATTGGAACCTCTTGCAAGACGTGCTCGTGAAAGGACAATTTCTCTTGGATAAAAATGCCGTAGCCATCATGCGAGCGCAGGGATTGGGAGGCGACATCGTGCATATCGCCAGTAAAAACGGCCTCGTGGCTGGCCCCAACAACATCGCCTATGGCGCAGCCAAGGCCGCCCAGCAACATATCACGCGACTGTTGGCCGCCGAGGTGGCGCAGGATAAAATTCGGGTGAACACGGTGAACCCGGACGGTGTCATCATAGGCAGCAAAATATGGGAGGGAGCGTGGGCCGAAGGCAGAGCCAAAGCCTACGGCATCTCCGTGGAGGAGTTGCCGCAATACTATGCCCAACGCAACCTGATGCACGAAATCATTCGCCCGGAAGACATTGCCAATGCCGTGTTCGCGTTCGTCGCCCTCCTCGACAAAAGCACGGGCAGCATGCTGAATGTGGACGGCGGCATGGCGGCGGCTTTTGTGCGGTGAGCGCGTGATGGGAAGCCTCGTTCGCAAGGGCCTTTCTTTTTCATCTTTCTAAAAAAGGCAAAACTTACCCATGATGTCTTTCGCTGGAATCCGATTTTTGCCGAAGTCGTCTGTCTTCTAAAGACGGTTTGTCAAAATCAATAAAACCAACCCAACGTGACGATTCATACCTCTCACATCGAAGCACACAACGACAAACGCATCGGCGAACATCGAGCGCAATATGCTTTTTTGGAGCAGCAACTCGATAAAAAAGGACTTCGCGCCGACGACATAGCGAAACGTGTCGCCGCCTTTCAGGTAGCCGTGCCGAGCTGGGCATTGGGAGCGGGCGGCACGCGATTTGGGCGTTTCCCTATCGGAGGAGAGCCGGGCAATTTGACACAAAAACTCGACGACGCGGGGCTTTTGCACGCGCTCACCCGCTCCGCAGGCGCTATTTCACTGCATATTCCCTGGGACGTGCCCACTGACCCGGCTGCCACCCGTGAGCAGGCCGATGCGCTCGGCATCCGCTTCGACGCTGTCAATTCCAACACCTTCCAAGACCAGCCGGGGCAGCACCTCTCCTACAAATTTGGCTCCCTGTGCAACGTGACCCCCGCGGTGCGCCAGCAAGCCATCGAGCACAATCTGGAAGTCATCGAAATAGGGCGGCAACTCGGCTCGAAAGCCATCACCGTGTGGCTGGCCGACGGCTCATCTTTCCCGGGACAATTGGACTTTCGCCGAGCCTTGCTACACACACAGGAAGCCTTGCAAGAAATCTATCGCCATTTGCCGGATGATTGGCGAATGTTCATAGAGTACAAGCCTTATGAGCCTAATTTTTACTCAATGGTCGTGCAAGATTGGGGCACCTCATATTTTCTGGCGCAATGCTGCGGGGAAAAAGCCTTTTGCTTGGTGGACCTCGGCCATCATCTGCCAAACACCAACATTGAACAAATCGTGGCGACGCTCCTCATGCTTCGCAAACTCGGCGGCTTTCATTTCAACGACAGCAAATACGGCGACGACGACCTCACTACTGGCAGCATCAGGCCATATCAACTTTTTCTCATTTTCAATGAATTGGTGGATGGAATGGAGGCGAACGAATTGGCATGGATGATTGATGCCAGCCACAACCTCAAGGACCCGCTCGAAGACCTCATGCAAAGCTTGGAGGCCATCCGATTGGCATTCGCACAGGCGCTGCTGGTGGATAGGGATGCGCTTCGGGAAGCACAAGCCGACAACGATGTGACACGCGCCCAGACACTGTTGCAGGATGCGTTTCGCACCGACGTGCGGCCTTTGCTGCGAGAGGCCCGGCGGCGCAGCGGGGCAGCCTTGGAGCCGCTTGAACTCTACCGCGACCTCAATGTGCGCGGTCGGCTTATCGCCGAGCGGGGCACCAAAACAGTGGCTACCGGGCTTTGACGAAACGCTTTCGGGTCTGGCACGAAC from the Saprospiraceae bacterium genome contains:
- a CDS encoding flavin reductase family protein, with the protein product MLRIDPLEIATKDLHQFILGAVAPRPIAFASTLSTDGVPNLAPYSFFNAFSSNPPILIFSSNRRVSNNTTKDTLKNVEETGEVVINVVPHRIVRQMALCSVEYPAEVNEFEKAGFTPLPSEKVKPFRVAESPVHMECRVDKILPLGDKGGAGNLIICNIVLMHIAEEVLTENGRIDPHKIDLVARMGRFYYARASGDAIFEVVQQVTALGIGFDGLPAGIRYSNVLTGNNLGQLAALTVLPSREEAMTLAATDGRVRAALADTSAPAALFAYAKEALDKNDVELGAKLAVLADSLLKG
- a CDS encoding sugar isomerase, giving the protein MTIHTSHIEAHNDKRIGEHRAQYAFLEQQLDKKGLRADDIAKRVAAFQVAVPSWALGAGGTRFGRFPIGGEPGNLTQKLDDAGLLHALTRSAGAISLHIPWDVPTDPAATREQADALGIRFDAVNSNTFQDQPGQHLSYKFGSLCNVTPAVRQQAIEHNLEVIEIGRQLGSKAITVWLADGSSFPGQLDFRRALLHTQEALQEIYRHLPDDWRMFIEYKPYEPNFYSMVVQDWGTSYFLAQCCGEKAFCLVDLGHHLPNTNIEQIVATLLMLRKLGGFHFNDSKYGDDDLTTGSIRPYQLFLIFNELVDGMEANELAWMIDASHNLKDPLEDLMQSLEAIRLAFAQALLVDRDALREAQADNDVTRAQTLLQDAFRTDVRPLLREARRRSGAALEPLELYRDLNVRGRLIAERGTKTVATGL
- a CDS encoding bifunctional aldolase/short-chain dehydrogenase, translating into MTVPAAFNHVKYLWDEQKAAELAGDEIALFLYRSNILGADLRITNYGGGNTSCKTIERDPLTGAAVEVLWVKGSGGDIGTLTRRGIAGLYVEKLHQLKNRYRGIEWEDEIVELQRHCLFDLDSAAPSIDTPLHGLLPFRHIDHLHPDAVIAVAAAKESRATTRDIWGDAMGWVPWQRPGFDLALQMEKCLQENPDIRGIVLGGHGLFTWGDTSHACYINSLEVIEMASAHIERHLGKKRPVFGGSKVKSLQAEARQSQAARIAPVLRGLCSSHRRMIGHFTDDERVLEFINSHDLGQLAPLGTSCPDHFLRTKIQPLVLPIAPDADTSDLRAIQSALSPAFESYRREYAAYYEACKHPDSPRMRDPNPVVLLYPGVGMFTFAKDKQTARVSSEFYLNAINVMRGAEAISEYTALPRQEAFNIEYWLLEEAKLQRMPKEKPLSRRVALVTGAGGGIGKAIADKLATEGANVMLADIVEERLVEAAKSYSRDAAAYTVCDVTNAESVQQAFARTCLMFGGVDIVVHSAGLAISKPLLDTTLDDWNLLQDVLVKGQFLLDKNAVAIMRAQGLGGDIVHIASKNGLVAGPNNIAYGAAKAAQQHITRLLAAEVAQDKIRVNTVNPDGVIIGSKIWEGAWAEGRAKAYGISVEELPQYYAQRNLMHEIIRPEDIANAVFAFVALLDKSTGSMLNVDGGMAAAFVR